In one window of Flavobacterium ginsengisoli DNA:
- a CDS encoding TlpA family protein disulfide reductase — MKKTILLLLLTIFNTAFSQSGKIYLKDNKFNVGKPNTYIYEPPQGLPIEDNAKANILSITSTDFSSEISPLKKIGKRFEFTTKVSDSVRVILVTINDSKKIADSNNEKGYSVLLKTENDTELGKSLVDEVFVRSNGGYFFKLKSNSKPEELIAEYDAIFAKYPKLRDDKVSLEYLYTKKSIDKEQGTKDLIAFADKCVKRNTEDYLTTAYYIYNSNNETQDQAIKLRKEISERYPKNRIDAMDFIRNFYDQPDKTEASVLESLNTFKTKFNDTSKRSLNSFYSVLASLYLDKENWEKAIACEPYLVLPADTYNNFAWGKSGGDLTMPVKNIDFATKVSKRSLDILEAKRKECYNVNYNDDFNMYADTYALLLYKQGKYDEAFKYQSEVKALNGLDAGGKERYLAMLDKVKSKDEVKAYIEDEIGKGNTSPAFLAKLKEIYIEKKLPMAEYDAIQQKTELLAKESKNKDLLEKFGSKNAIDFTLKNLEGKETKLSDYKGKVVVLDFWATWCGPCKASFPKMQAFSD; from the coding sequence ATGAAAAAAACTATTCTTTTATTACTTCTCACAATCTTTAACACTGCTTTTTCTCAAAGCGGAAAAATCTATTTAAAAGATAATAAATTTAATGTAGGCAAACCCAATACCTATATTTACGAACCTCCGCAAGGCCTTCCTATAGAAGACAACGCCAAAGCAAATATTTTATCTATTACCTCTACTGATTTTTCTTCTGAAATAAGTCCGTTAAAAAAAATCGGAAAACGTTTTGAGTTTACCACAAAAGTTTCTGATTCTGTCAGAGTGATTCTAGTAACAATAAACGATTCAAAAAAGATTGCCGATAGCAATAACGAAAAAGGTTATTCTGTTTTACTAAAAACAGAAAATGACACTGAATTAGGAAAAAGTCTAGTAGACGAAGTTTTCGTTAGAAGTAACGGAGGTTACTTTTTTAAACTAAAATCGAATTCAAAGCCAGAAGAACTAATTGCCGAATATGACGCAATATTTGCAAAATATCCGAAGCTAAGAGACGATAAAGTTTCTTTGGAGTATTTGTATACTAAAAAATCTATCGATAAAGAACAAGGAACAAAAGACCTAATTGCCTTTGCCGATAAATGTGTAAAAAGAAATACCGAAGATTATCTAACTACCGCTTATTATATTTATAATTCTAATAATGAAACCCAAGATCAAGCAATAAAATTGAGAAAGGAAATTTCAGAAAGATATCCTAAAAATAGAATTGATGCTATGGATTTTATTAGAAATTTCTATGATCAGCCTGATAAAACTGAAGCTTCTGTCTTAGAAAGCCTTAATACATTTAAAACAAAATTTAATGATACTTCAAAAAGATCTTTAAATTCTTTTTATTCTGTTTTGGCATCTTTATATCTAGACAAAGAAAATTGGGAAAAGGCTATAGCTTGTGAACCTTATTTAGTTCTTCCAGCAGACACATACAATAATTTTGCTTGGGGCAAATCTGGAGGAGACTTAACAATGCCTGTAAAAAATATTGATTTTGCCACGAAAGTTTCTAAACGATCATTAGACATTCTTGAAGCTAAACGAAAAGAATGTTATAATGTCAATTACAATGATGATTTTAACATGTATGCAGATACTTACGCGCTTCTGCTATACAAACAAGGTAAATATGACGAAGCTTTTAAATACCAAAGCGAAGTTAAAGCTCTTAACGGATTGGACGCTGGAGGTAAAGAACGCTATCTAGCAATGCTTGACAAAGTAAAGAGTAAAGACGAAGTAAAAGCTTATATTGAAGACGAAATTGGTAAAGGCAATACATCGCCTGCATTTCTTGCTAAACTAAAAGAAATTTACATTGAAAAGAAATTACCTATGGCTGAATATGATGCTATTCAGCAAAAAACAGAATTATTAGCAAAAGAAAGCAAAAACAAAGATCTTCTTGAAAAATTTGGAAGTAAAAACGCCATTGATTTTACTTTGAAAAATCTAGAAGGAAAAGAAACAAAACTTTCAGATTATAAAGGAAAAGTAGTTGTTCTTGATTTCTGGGCAACTTGGTGCGGACCATGCAAGGCTTCTTTTCCAAAAATGCAAGCATTTAGTGACTAA
- a CDS encoding class I SAM-dependent methyltransferase: MKASKTSRTAQYMAFFRALETKRNENERLFSDPYAIHFIDSKLRLAVNLSPYPFFRKYIGDIINKKIPGALSSGIARTKYIDNLLENAISKGVEQVIILGAGFDTRAVRLGFLKSIPVIEIDHPNTSNFKAEIYKKRIGKIPENVTFLQIDFNKEDLNQLATKHHLDFSKPTAVIWEGVTNYLTEEAVKSTFSFISKFANNSHIIFTYVHKDILQNPDSFLGGKKLLEDLENIEEHWTFGLLPEDVPNFLNQFDIKLSEDLGADEYRERFLPDRSEKGYEFYRTAIGVKDLGHSSAI, encoded by the coding sequence ATGAAAGCATCAAAAACAAGTAGAACGGCGCAATACATGGCCTTCTTTAGAGCGTTGGAAACAAAACGTAATGAAAACGAAAGATTGTTTTCAGATCCTTATGCCATACATTTTATAGATTCAAAATTGAGGCTTGCTGTAAACTTGTCTCCATATCCGTTTTTTAGAAAATATATTGGCGACATTATAAACAAAAAGATTCCTGGAGCTCTTTCATCTGGAATTGCAAGAACAAAATACATTGATAATTTACTAGAAAATGCAATTTCTAAAGGAGTTGAACAAGTTATAATTTTAGGTGCCGGATTTGATACCAGAGCGGTTCGTCTTGGTTTTCTAAAATCGATTCCTGTAATAGAAATTGATCATCCGAATACTTCAAATTTTAAAGCTGAAATCTATAAAAAACGTATTGGCAAGATTCCAGAAAACGTGACTTTTCTTCAAATTGATTTTAATAAAGAAGATCTCAATCAATTGGCTACAAAACACCATCTAGATTTTTCAAAACCTACAGCTGTAATTTGGGAAGGCGTTACGAATTACTTGACCGAAGAAGCCGTGAAAAGCACTTTTTCTTTTATCTCAAAATTTGCCAACAACAGTCATATTATTTTTACTTATGTACATAAAGATATTCTTCAAAATCCTGATTCTTTTCTAGGCGGAAAAAAATTGCTGGAAGATCTAGAAAACATAGAAGAACACTGGACTTTTGGATTGCTTCCAGAAGATGTGCCGAACTTTTTAAATCAGTTTGACATTAAACTTTCAGAAGATTTGGGTGCCGATGAATATCGCGAAAGGTTTCTACCTGATCGCTCTGAAAAAGGTTATGAATTTTATAGAACCGCAATTGGAGTAAAAGATTTAGGCCATTCTTCTGCAATCTAA
- a CDS encoding DUF2199 domain-containing protein yields MPLCFGNEFPAYYFAIPPEEREQRIEYGGSWCYIDEEHFFHRGRLTIPIVDYHEDLVFNVWTTISEDNFCLRMDLWEDPNRVNQEPYFGWMQTDVPTYGKTISLKTIAIEQDLGLIPEIKMIEENHPLTLDQENGITLEKAISIVDQIMKIQHGKT; encoded by the coding sequence ATGCCTTTGTGTTTCGGAAATGAATTTCCTGCCTATTATTTTGCCATTCCGCCCGAAGAAAGAGAACAAAGAATTGAATACGGAGGAAGCTGGTGTTATATCGACGAAGAACATTTTTTTCATCGTGGCAGGTTAACTATTCCTATTGTAGATTATCATGAAGATTTGGTTTTTAATGTATGGACTACGATAAGCGAAGATAATTTTTGTTTGAGAATGGATTTATGGGAAGATCCAAACCGAGTAAATCAAGAGCCTTATTTTGGCTGGATGCAGACAGATGTGCCAACTTATGGCAAAACTATTTCGCTTAAAACAATTGCAATCGAACAAGATTTAGGTTTAATTCCCGAAATAAAAATGATCGAAGAAAATCATCCTTTAACTTTAGATCAGGAAAACGGAATTACATTAGAAAAAGCCATTTCTATTGTCGATCAAATAATGAAAATACAGCACGGTAAAACCTAA
- a CDS encoding TlpA disulfide reductase family protein, which produces MTKYKDKDVAFLFVNTWENGKEEDVLKKVTSYITDKKFDFNVLFDSKTEVVTNYKIQAIPTRIVIDKTGNILAYDNSNTDLGVIIDEQLK; this is translated from the coding sequence GTGACTAAATATAAAGATAAAGATGTCGCTTTCCTGTTTGTAAATACTTGGGAAAATGGCAAAGAGGAAGACGTACTAAAGAAAGTTACTTCGTATATAACAGATAAAAAATTCGATTTTAATGTTCTTTTCGATTCAAAAACAGAAGTTGTCACCAATTACAAAATACAGGCTATTCCAACACGAATTGTAATTGACAAAACGGGTAATATTCTTGCTTATGATAATTCTAATACTGATCTAGGAGTAATCATTGATGAACAGTTAAAATAA
- the murG gene encoding undecaprenyldiphospho-muramoylpentapeptide beta-N-acetylglucosaminyltransferase: MTKYKFILSGGGTGGHIYPAIAIANELKLHFPDAEFLFVGAKDKMEMQKVPQAGYEIKGLWIAGLQRKLTLQNLMFPLKLASSLLESKRIIKKFKPNVVIGTGGFASGPLLQAAGSAGIPTVVQEQNSFPGITNKLLSKKANAICVAYQNLERFFPKEKIVLTGNPVRQDLIDIESKRDEAIAFYGLDSNKKTLLVLGGSLGARRINQLIEKELQNFLSQDVQVIWQCGKLYFEEYKKYNQPNVKVVDFIERMDFVYAASDVIISRAGASSVSELCIVGKPVIFIPSPNVAEDHQTKNAQAIVDEKGAILLKESELDNQFSIVFEALLKDSGKQKQLSDNIKKLAKPRATQDIVAEIVKLIK; this comes from the coding sequence ATGACAAAGTATAAATTCATACTTAGCGGAGGAGGAACAGGAGGACATATCTATCCTGCGATTGCAATTGCAAATGAATTAAAATTACATTTTCCTGATGCAGAATTTCTTTTTGTAGGTGCCAAAGATAAAATGGAAATGCAGAAAGTGCCTCAGGCAGGTTACGAAATAAAAGGTCTTTGGATTGCTGGTTTACAGCGAAAATTGACATTACAAAACTTGATGTTTCCGCTTAAGCTCGCAAGCAGTTTATTGGAATCAAAAAGAATAATAAAAAAGTTTAAACCTAATGTTGTAATTGGAACGGGTGGTTTTGCCAGTGGGCCTTTATTACAGGCGGCAGGTTCGGCAGGAATTCCGACAGTGGTTCAAGAGCAAAACTCTTTTCCTGGCATAACGAATAAATTGTTAAGCAAAAAAGCAAATGCAATTTGTGTGGCCTATCAAAACTTGGAACGCTTTTTTCCAAAAGAGAAAATCGTTTTAACGGGTAACCCAGTTCGTCAGGATTTAATAGATATAGAAAGCAAGCGTGATGAAGCAATTGCTTTTTATGGTTTAGATTCTAATAAGAAAACATTACTGGTTTTAGGAGGAAGTTTAGGAGCTAGAAGAATCAATCAGTTAATTGAAAAAGAATTGCAAAATTTTCTTTCTCAAGATGTGCAGGTAATCTGGCAATGCGGGAAATTGTATTTTGAAGAATATAAAAAGTACAATCAGCCAAATGTAAAAGTGGTTGATTTTATTGAAAGAATGGATTTTGTTTACGCAGCATCAGATGTCATAATTTCACGAGCAGGTGCTTCATCAGTGTCAGAATTATGCATTGTTGGAAAACCAGTGATTTTTATTCCATCACCTAATGTAGCTGAGGATCACCAAACTAAAAATGCGCAAGCAATTGTAGATGAAAAAGGTGCGATTTTGTTGAAAGAATCTGAGCTTGACAACCAGTTTAGCATTGTTTTTGAAGCGCTGCTGAAAGATTCGGGAAAACAGAAACAACTAAGTGATAATATTAAAAAACTGGCAAAACCAAGAGCGACACAAGATATTGTAGCAGAAATTGTGAAGTTAATTAAATAG
- a CDS encoding GatB/YqeY domain-containing protein — protein MSLQTQIMDEIKTAMKAKDTVALEALRAVKSELLLASTASGSKEDLSEDEEIKLLQRLVKTRKESARIFTEQNRPDLAEPELAQVAVIEKFLPAQLSEEEVEAVIAKIIAETGASGIASMGKVMGLASAQLGGTAEGKTISTIVKKLLS, from the coding sequence ATGAGTTTACAAACACAAATCATGGACGAAATCAAAACGGCCATGAAAGCAAAAGATACAGTAGCTTTAGAAGCTTTAAGAGCTGTAAAATCAGAATTATTATTGGCTTCAACAGCTTCAGGATCAAAAGAAGATTTATCTGAAGATGAAGAGATTAAATTACTTCAAAGATTGGTTAAAACTCGTAAAGAAAGCGCAAGAATCTTTACAGAACAAAATCGTCCAGATTTGGCAGAACCAGAATTGGCTCAAGTTGCTGTAATCGAGAAGTTTTTACCTGCTCAATTAAGCGAAGAAGAAGTAGAAGCTGTAATTGCAAAAATCATTGCTGAAACAGGAGCTTCTGGAATTGCTTCAATGGGTAAAGTAATGGGATTAGCATCTGCTCAATTAGGAGGAACTGCTGAAGGAAAAACCATCTCTACAATTGTGAAAAAATTACTTTCGTAA
- a CDS encoding FtsW/RodA/SpoVE family cell cycle protein, with product MKELVNKLKGDRVIWSFVALLALFSFMPVFSASSNLAYIGHGTGNTLGYLVKHLAHICIGFLIIYWVHRVPYHYFRAISKIALPVVWILLIYTLLKGTVIAGANASRWIQVPFIGITFQTSTLASIVLFIYVARYLSKTKEENEPFQTSLIQLWVPVFITLILILPANFSTTALIFSMVLMLTFIGKYPLKYIAFIIGSGIAMLAFFLLVAKAFPDSRFFSRVSTWESRITNFTTDKPDEDDYQIEKAKIAIASGRLGGLGPGKSVQKNFLPQSSSDFIYAIIVEEYGLVGGVSIVVLYLLLLFRFVIASHKAPTLFGKLVVVGVGFPMIFQAMINMAVAVELLPVTGQTLPLISSGGSSIWMTCLGLGIIISVTKKEDEIAEEKLEKEKRKEALQRLIDKELAEDDVIPQEIYEQEPAYSIEDNSRNPMNAVLNK from the coding sequence ATGAAAGAGCTGGTAAACAAACTAAAAGGAGATAGGGTAATATGGTCATTTGTGGCTTTATTGGCTTTGTTTTCGTTTATGCCTGTTTTTAGTGCGAGTAGTAATTTAGCTTATATAGGGCATGGAACGGGGAATACACTAGGTTATTTGGTAAAACACTTGGCGCATATTTGTATTGGTTTTTTAATCATTTACTGGGTGCATCGAGTGCCATATCATTATTTTAGAGCAATTTCAAAAATTGCGCTTCCGGTGGTTTGGATTTTATTGATTTATACACTTTTAAAAGGAACTGTGATTGCGGGAGCAAATGCAAGCCGTTGGATTCAGGTGCCTTTTATTGGAATAACGTTCCAGACATCAACATTGGCATCTATTGTTTTGTTTATTTATGTTGCAAGATATTTATCGAAAACAAAAGAAGAAAATGAACCTTTTCAAACCTCGTTAATTCAGCTTTGGGTTCCGGTGTTTATTACGTTAATATTGATTTTACCAGCGAACTTTTCAACAACAGCCTTAATCTTTTCAATGGTTTTAATGCTGACATTTATTGGAAAGTATCCATTAAAATATATTGCTTTTATCATTGGTTCGGGAATTGCAATGTTGGCATTTTTCCTTTTAGTGGCAAAAGCTTTTCCAGATTCAAGATTCTTTAGTAGGGTTTCAACTTGGGAAAGTCGTATTACGAACTTTACAACTGATAAGCCAGATGAAGACGATTATCAGATTGAAAAAGCAAAAATTGCAATTGCCTCAGGAAGATTAGGAGGATTAGGTCCTGGAAAAAGTGTTCAGAAAAACTTTTTGCCACAATCTTCTTCCGACTTTATTTATGCCATTATTGTAGAAGAATATGGTTTGGTAGGAGGAGTTTCGATAGTGGTTTTGTATTTGTTGCTTTTGTTCAGATTTGTGATTGCATCGCATAAAGCACCTACTTTGTTTGGGAAATTAGTTGTTGTCGGTGTCGGTTTTCCGATGATATTTCAGGCCATGATTAATATGGCGGTTGCAGTCGAATTATTGCCGGTTACAGGACAAACACTTCCATTAATAAGTAGTGGAGGTAGTTCGATTTGGATGACTTGTCTTGGACTTGGAATTATCATTAGTGTAACGAAAAAAGAAGATGAAATCGCTGAAGAGAAATTAGAAAAAGAAAAAAGAAAAGAAGCTTTACAGCGATTAATTGATAAAGAGTTGGCGGAAGATGATGTGATTCCTCAAGAGATTTATGAGCAAGAGCCTGCCTATTCGATAGAAGACAATTCAAGAAACCCAATGAATGCGGTTTTGAATAAATAA
- the mraY gene encoding phospho-N-acetylmuramoyl-pentapeptide-transferase: MLYYLFEYFDKTLDIPGTGVFQYITFRSALAFMLSLLLSTIYGKRVINFLRRQQVGETVRELGLAGQNEKAGTPTMGGLIIIFATLIPVLLFARLHNIYIVLLIVTTLWMGTIGFVDDYIKIFKKDKQGLKGIFKVIGQVGLGIIVGAVLYFNPAVTVRTDTGRADIFKTASNSTVIVPAGIEEKSTATTIPFVKNNEFDYAEVLSFMGDGYEKWAWLVFIPVVIFIITAVSNGANLTDGIDGLAAGTSAISVLALGIFTFVSGNIIFSNYLNIMYIPNSGEMTVFISAFVGALIGFLWYNSFPASVFMGDTGSLTIGGIIAVLAIAVRKEILIVLFCGIFLAESASVIIQVSYFKYTKKRFGEGRRIFLMSPLHHHYQKKGYHESKIVTRFWIVAVMLAILSIITLKLR, from the coding sequence ATGCTGTACTATTTATTTGAATATTTTGATAAGACATTGGATATTCCTGGAACAGGAGTTTTCCAGTACATCACATTTAGATCAGCTTTGGCATTTATGCTTTCGTTGCTTTTATCGACTATTTATGGTAAAAGAGTAATTAACTTTTTACGCCGTCAACAAGTTGGAGAAACTGTACGTGAGCTTGGTCTTGCTGGTCAGAATGAAAAAGCAGGTACGCCAACAATGGGTGGTTTAATAATCATTTTTGCTACTCTTATTCCTGTGTTGTTATTTGCAAGATTGCACAACATTTATATCGTTTTGCTGATTGTAACTACTCTATGGATGGGAACAATTGGTTTTGTTGACGATTATATCAAGATATTCAAAAAAGATAAACAAGGATTAAAAGGTATTTTTAAAGTTATTGGTCAAGTTGGTCTAGGAATCATTGTTGGAGCAGTTCTTTATTTTAATCCAGCAGTTACAGTAAGAACAGATACAGGTAGAGCAGATATTTTTAAAACAGCTTCAAATTCGACAGTTATAGTACCTGCAGGTATTGAAGAGAAATCTACAGCAACTACAATTCCTTTCGTAAAAAACAATGAATTTGATTACGCTGAAGTCCTATCTTTTATGGGAGATGGATATGAAAAATGGGCTTGGTTAGTGTTTATTCCGGTAGTTATTTTCATTATTACAGCAGTTTCAAATGGAGCAAATTTAACAGACGGAATTGATGGACTCGCCGCAGGGACCTCTGCTATATCTGTCCTCGCACTCGGGATATTCACATTCGTTTCTGGTAATATCATTTTTTCCAATTATCTGAATATAATGTATATACCCAATTCGGGAGAAATGACGGTCTTTATTTCGGCGTTTGTTGGAGCTCTTATCGGATTTCTTTGGTACAATTCGTTTCCAGCATCTGTATTTATGGGAGATACAGGAAGTTTGACTATTGGAGGAATCATTGCGGTATTGGCAATTGCAGTTCGTAAAGAAATATTGATTGTTTTATTCTGTGGAATTTTCTTAGCAGAAAGTGCCTCAGTAATCATTCAAGTAAGTTATTTTAAATATACGAAGAAGCGTTTCGGAGAAGGACGAAGAATTTTCCTGATGTCGCCGCTTCATCATCATTATCAGAAAAAGGGATATCACGAAAGTAAAATTGTAACCCGTTTCTGGATTGTTGCTGTAATGTTAGCCATATTGTCAATCATTACCCTAAAATTAAGATAA
- the murC gene encoding UDP-N-acetylmuramate--L-alanine ligase, whose translation MNLNQIQNVYFIGIGGIGMSALARYFKFIGKQVSGYDKTPSMLTNELIESGIDIHFEDNINLIPTDYYVENTLVIYTPAVPKTHSEWNYFVERHFEVKKRAEVLGIISRDTFCFAVAGTHGKTTTSSILGHILFQSGADVTAFIGGIVENYNSNLIGSGKTVTVVEADEFDRSFLHLRPDIACVTSMDADHLDIYGTSDAIQASFREFASKVEDKNNLFITKELPLDGVQCAINEDAVYKAYNVRIEDGAYVFDVQTPSEIMKDLRFGLPGKHNLMNGLMAIAMAKTFGTPTDSIAKAIASFNGIRRRFSYQIKSENLVYIDDYAHHPTEINAVHQAVRELYPSRKVLAIFQPHLFSRTRDFVDGFAASLSQFDEVFLMDIYPARELPMEGVTSEWLLGKMTNSNKKIVAKEDLLGEIKASDAPIIVTIGAGDLGEMVPSIKKVLNENI comes from the coding sequence ATGAATTTAAATCAAATACAAAACGTTTATTTTATTGGTATCGGAGGAATCGGAATGAGTGCTCTGGCTCGTTATTTCAAGTTTATTGGAAAACAGGTTTCAGGTTACGACAAAACACCTTCTATGCTAACTAATGAATTGATTGAAAGTGGTATAGATATTCATTTTGAAGATAATATAAATTTGATTCCAACAGATTATTATGTTGAAAATACGTTAGTAATTTACACACCAGCGGTTCCAAAAACACATTCTGAGTGGAATTATTTTGTCGAAAGGCATTTTGAGGTTAAAAAACGTGCCGAAGTTCTCGGAATTATAAGTAGAGATACTTTCTGTTTTGCAGTTGCTGGAACACACGGAAAAACTACAACGTCTAGTATTTTGGGACATATTTTGTTTCAAAGTGGTGCTGATGTAACGGCTTTTATAGGAGGAATTGTTGAGAATTATAATTCTAATTTAATCGGAAGCGGAAAAACAGTAACAGTTGTAGAAGCAGACGAATTTGACAGATCGTTTTTGCATTTGCGTCCAGATATTGCTTGTGTGACTTCTATGGATGCAGATCATTTGGATATCTATGGAACTAGCGACGCCATTCAGGCTTCATTTAGAGAATTTGCTTCAAAAGTAGAAGATAAAAATAATCTTTTTATAACCAAAGAATTGCCTTTAGACGGTGTTCAATGTGCTATAAATGAAGATGCTGTATATAAGGCTTATAACGTTCGAATCGAAGACGGGGCTTATGTTTTTGATGTGCAAACGCCGTCAGAAATCATGAAGGACTTACGTTTCGGATTGCCAGGAAAACACAATTTAATGAATGGATTGATGGCTATTGCGATGGCTAAAACTTTCGGCACCCCGACCGATTCTATTGCAAAAGCCATTGCTTCATTCAACGGAATTAGAAGACGTTTTTCGTATCAGATTAAGAGCGAAAATTTAGTATATATTGATGATTATGCACATCATCCAACAGAAATAAATGCTGTTCATCAAGCAGTTAGAGAATTGTATCCAAGCCGTAAAGTTCTGGCAATTTTTCAGCCGCATTTGTTTAGTAGAACAAGAGATTTTGTTGATGGATTTGCGGCAAGCTTATCGCAGTTTGATGAAGTGTTTTTGATGGATATTTACCCTGCAAGAGAGCTTCCTATGGAAGGAGTGACTTCTGAGTGGCTTTTGGGTAAAATGACAAATTCGAACAAAAAAATTGTTGCAAAAGAAGATTTATTAGGTGAAATCAAAGCCAGTGATGCACCTATTATTGTAACAATTGGAGCTGGTGATTTGGGAGAAATGGTTCCGTCAATTAAAAAGGTTTTAAATGAAAATATTTAA
- the ftsA gene encoding cell division protein FtsA — MEKDNIAVGLDIGTTKIVAMIGKKNEYGKLEILGIGKSKSLGVARGVVNNITQTIQSIQQAILEAENNSGYKIKDVVVGIAGQHIRSIQHTDYISRNNPEEVIGENDIQLLIDQVNKLAMLPGEEIIHVLPQEFKIDGQSEIKEPIGMYGGRLESSFHVVVGQASSIRNVGRCIQSSGIELSGLTLEPLASADAVLSQEEKEAGVALIDIGGGTTDLAIFKDGIIRHTAVIPFGGNVITDDIKEGCSIIEKQAELLKIKFGSAWPGENKDNEIVSIPGLRGRELKEISLKNLSKIIHARVVEIVEQVFAEIKAYGHEDPRKKLIAGIVLTGGGAQLKHIKQLVEYITGMDTRIGYPNEHLAGNSGEEISSPLYATAVGLVMNSIENSSQSAVRMEMVQDQPKIVYRTAPPVQRYEVEENYVERVETIDEPEEVVRQKAPKNESTETKIRRSFFDRYVDKIKEFLDNAE; from the coding sequence ATGGAAAAAGATAACATTGCAGTAGGTCTAGATATTGGAACAACCAAAATCGTTGCCATGATTGGCAAAAAAAATGAATATGGTAAGTTGGAGATTTTGGGCATTGGTAAATCCAAAAGTTTGGGTGTTGCCAGAGGAGTAGTAAACAACATTACGCAGACGATACAATCGATACAGCAAGCGATACTCGAAGCAGAAAATAATTCGGGTTATAAAATTAAAGATGTGGTTGTGGGTATTGCCGGACAGCACATCAGAAGTATTCAGCATACTGACTATATCAGCAGAAATAATCCAGAAGAAGTAATTGGTGAAAATGATATTCAACTTCTAATCGATCAGGTAAACAAACTGGCGATGTTACCAGGAGAAGAAATTATTCACGTTTTACCGCAAGAATTTAAAATTGACGGACAGTCTGAGATTAAAGAGCCAATCGGAATGTACGGCGGAAGATTAGAATCTAGTTTTCATGTTGTAGTTGGACAGGCATCTTCAATCAGAAATGTTGGAAGATGTATTCAGAGTTCAGGAATTGAATTGTCTGGTTTGACATTAGAGCCATTAGCTTCTGCTGATGCAGTTTTAAGTCAGGAAGAGAAAGAAGCTGGTGTTGCACTTATCGATATTGGTGGTGGAACAACAGATTTGGCTATTTTCAAAGACGGTATTATTCGCCACACAGCTGTAATTCCTTTTGGAGGAAATGTAATTACAGATGATATCAAAGAAGGCTGTTCGATTATTGAAAAACAAGCTGAACTTTTAAAAATCAAATTTGGCTCTGCTTGGCCAGGTGAAAACAAAGACAACGAGATCGTTTCGATTCCAGGTTTAAGAGGAAGAGAGCTAAAAGAAATTTCGCTTAAAAACTTATCTAAAATTATCCATGCAAGAGTTGTGGAAATTGTAGAACAAGTTTTCGCAGAAATTAAAGCTTACGGACATGAAGATCCTCGTAAAAAGCTAATCGCCGGAATTGTATTAACAGGTGGTGGTGCACAATTAAAGCACATCAAACAGTTGGTAGAATATATTACAGGAATGGATACTAGAATAGGATATCCGAACGAGCATTTGGCAGGAAACTCAGGAGAAGAAATTTCTAGCCCATTGTATGCAACTGCAGTAGGATTGGTAATGAATAGTATCGAAAACAGTTCGCAAAGTGCTGTTAGAATGGAAATGGTGCAAGATCAACCAAAAATTGTTTATAGAACCGCTCCACCAGTGCAACGATACGAAGTTGAAGAAAACTACGTTGAAAGAGTAGAAACTATTGACGAGCCTGAAGAAGTTGTAAGACAGAAGGCTCCTAAAAATGAATCTACAGAAACAAAAATAAGAAGATCATTTTTTGATCGATATGTCGACAAAATCAAAGAATTTTTAGACAACGCAGAATAA
- a CDS encoding DUF962 domain-containing protein, whose product MRTLDQWFAEYAVSHQNPKNKAIHYICVPAIFFSIVGLLMSIPSMIISNTLQLNAPIIENWAFLVLLFVLVFYIRLSIAMAIKIAIFSILCLIVNYYISQLFPLWIFSLIVFALAWVGQFYGHNIEGKKPSFLKDLQFLLIGPAWVVENLFSKK is encoded by the coding sequence ATGAGAACATTAGATCAATGGTTTGCAGAATATGCCGTAAGTCATCAAAACCCAAAAAACAAGGCAATACATTATATTTGTGTACCTGCTATTTTCTTTTCAATCGTTGGTTTACTTATGAGTATTCCGAGTATGATAATCTCCAATACATTACAATTAAATGCTCCTATTATCGAAAATTGGGCATTTCTCGTTTTGCTTTTTGTTCTTGTTTTCTATATCAGATTATCAATTGCAATGGCTATTAAGATTGCCATTTTTTCTATTCTTTGCCTAATTGTAAATTACTACATTTCGCAACTTTTTCCGTTGTGGATTTTCTCGCTTATTGTTTTTGCTTTAGCGTGGGTCGGACAATTTTACGGACATAATATTGAAGGCAAAAAACCTTCGTTCCTAAAAGATCTTCAGTTTTTATTAATTGGCCCAGCTTGGGTTGTAGAGAATTTGTTTTCGAAAAAATAA